CAGGAGTGTGGCCTTCCCGCACCAGCTCACAGTATTCGGACGACCCCAACCCCTCGCGGCAGCCGCAGGTGACCACTACCGCCCCTCCCTTCCTCAAGACATTACGGGCCGCGATGAGCCCCTTGCTCACCTGATAAAACGTTGAATCCAGTGGATATCCGCCCGCCGAGGTCACAACCAGGTCGGCTTCATCATCCAGTAGCCGGACCGACGTTTGCTCAACCATCTTGCATCCCGCCTGATGGGCGATGGTCGGGTGTCCGGCAAAGACGCCCACCATCTGCCGCACCTTGTTGATCACGACATTAACCAGAAAATCCGCGCCCGTCATCTCCATTACACGCTCGCCGGCCTCGTGAAAGGGATTACCGTCGAGAATGCAGTTGGTCACGCCGGGATGGTCGATCATCTTGAAGGAATGCATGAACTTCATGGTGTTGAAGCTGGAGATGCCCGGCAGAATGGCTTTGCGGCCGCCGGAGTACCCCGCGTACATGTGGGGCTCGATGAGGCCGGTCAAGATCTTGAGGTCGGCATCCAGGTAATGGATGTTGAGCTCGATGGGAGCGCCGTCTATTTCCGCAATCCACCTCAGGTCCTCGTCCTTCCTGCAGTAGTGGTTGACGATCCGGTAGTTTTCCATGATCTCGGCCCCGACCATCGACTTGAGCTCGTCGCCGAGATTGGGACGGTGCATCCCGGTGGCAATGAGAATCGTGATGTCCTTGCGCGCGATGCCCGCCTCCTCGAGGATCTTGAGCATGGGGGAAAGAATGAGCTGGTTCGGGACGGGCCGGGTGATGTCGGAAATGACGATGCAGGCGTTCTTGCGCCCGGAGGCGATCGTCGCCAGGGGCGCCGCACCGATGGGGTCGGCCAGAGCGTCTGCAACAGCCTGCTCAGGATTTGGGAGAGGATCGACAGGCTTGGGGTTCAAAATTCTGGTCGACTCAGGCAGCTCGACGCTGATCGGATTCTTACCGCACAAAAGTTCCACATGCATGATGCTCCTCCACTTGTATTTATCTTTTTTTGTATTCAGCGTTACCTTGACCAGGAAATCCGCGCCATAAATGTATCTCTTTTCTGCTCTTCCCGGCCATCAGGCATCGAAAATCTTCCCGGGATTGAGGATACTGTTCGGGTCCAAGGCCTTCTTGATTGACCGAACCAGGCCCAGATATTCCTGCGAAACCACCAGGTCCATGTACTTTTTCCGCTTGTGTCCGATCCCGTGCTCGCCGGAGATCGTCCCTCCCAGATGGGCCGCGATTTTATAAAGATTCGTGAGAATCTCAGGCACGATATCATGCCACTTTTCCAGCGTCCAGGCAGGGTTCATGACCAGTGTGGCGTGAAGGTTTCCGTCTCCGGCATGCCCATAGCAGGGTATGCTCAGGTCGTACTTCTTTGAGAGTTCCTGGATCTGGCGGACCATCTCGGGAATCGCCGCAATGGACACGACAATATCCTCCAGACTCTGGTGCGGCGAAATCACCTTGAATGCTTCGGCGATGTTCTTCCGCACCTTCCAGATTCTCTGGCTGGTGGTATAGTTATCGGCCACATAGACTTCAATGGCCCCATTTTCCAGGCACAATTCACCGATGATTTCGTATTCCCGCTCGACTTGTTCGGCACTGGGTCCATCCACGGTGATAAGCAGCATGGCCTCCGCCTGCTGATAGGGAATGGACTCATTGAGATACTGACAGGTAACCTCCACGGACGTCTTGTCCATAAACTCGATGGCGGTGGGGATGATGCCTCCCGTGGTCATGATCTTTGGAACCACCGCAATGGCCTCATCCGCCGTTTTGAACAGACACAACAGATCGACATTGACCTTGGGAAGCGGCATAAGCCGGAGAGTGATCTTGGTGAAAACGCCAAGCGTGCCCTCCGAGCCCACCATGAGCTGGATAATGTTGTATCCCGTGACATCCTTGACCAGCTTCCCGCCGAGGTTGATAATCTCACCGGCAGGGGTCACTATCTCCAGGCCGATGACGTAACGTGCCGTGACGCCGTATTTGACCGCTTTTCCCCCTCCGGCGTTCTCGGCTACGTTGCCGCCAATGTAGCAGGTCTCCAGACTCATGGGATAACCCGCATAGAACAAGCCGTCGCTCTTGATCAAATCGTTGATCTCATTGGTCACCAGGCCAGGTTCGACGGTGATGGTCATATTCATCCGGTCGTACTCGATGACCTTGTTCATACGATCCATATGCATGACCACGCCGCCATGAAGCGGTACGGCGCCGCCGGAAAGTCCACTTCCGGCTCCCCGAGGGGTGACCGGGATGTTGTTCTTATTGGCCCATTTCAGGATGGAGGCCACTTCCATCGTTGATTCCGGACGCACCAGCGCTTCGGGCATGTGGGCGTACTGCGATTCGGCCACTTCGTCGTGGGAATACGGTTCGAGTTTCTCCTTATCGCCGTAGATAACATATTTCGCACCGACGATCTCGGCCAGTTCTACGGCCAGTTGCGGAGTAACGGGATTGTAAGGCGAAGGTTTTTTCTCTTTTTTTTGGGTCACGTCTTGAGTTGTCATAACATCATCCTTGCGGGCAAAATTTTCTTTCATGAACACGACCGAGCCTGCCGGATCTTCTCTGCCAGTACCGGGACGACATCAAAGAGGTTGCCGACGATACCGACATTGGCTATACGGAAGATCTGAGCGTCCGGGTCGCTATTTATGGCGACGATATTCTCGCTGGTCTGCATTCCAGCCAGATGCTGGATAGAACCGCTGATGCCTATGGCCACGTAAAGTTTAGGGTTAACGGTCTTACCCGAAAGCCCGATTTGGTGGGGATAGCTTAACCAGCCGCGGTCGATGACCTCGCGCGAGGCGCCCAAGGCGCATTCCAGCGCCTCCTGCAGCGGCTTTATGATTTTGAGATTTTCACCTTTCTTGATACCCCTTCCGATCGAGACGATGACCCCCGCCTCGGCCAAGCCATGCTCCTCCTGGCTCTTCAGGAAACCCAAGCGTTTGATGCGACTGGAAAGCATCTCGGAGGGTGCCTCCAGACGTTCTATTCGGCCTGTGCGGCCGGCTTGCCGAGGAGCGGGCGGAGTGGATTGCGGCCGAACTGTGGCCATTTGGGGTCGATGTTTTGGCGTTTTGATGGTGGCCAGGATGTTCCCGCCGATGGCCGGGCGGGTCTGCAGCAGGTTACCGGTCCCTTCCTCAATATCCAATACCGTACAATCGGCCGTCAGCCCTGTGCCAGCCTTAATGGCCACGTAGGGCATGAGGGTCCTGCCTGTCGACGTTGCCCCCGCGATAAAAATTGCAGGTTGATACCTTTTGATCATTTCCAACAAACAGGCGGCATAGGGCTCGACCAGGAAATGCTCCAGGGCAGGCGCTTCCATGGTCAGCACTTGATCGGCACCGCGCTCGATGAGCTCCTGCAAATCATCCTGGTTTAGGTTGTGCCCGAAAAGGATCGCCGTCAGCTCCGCTTTTTGCTTGTTGGCCAGATCTCTTCCACGGGTTAGTAATTCGTGGCTGATCCCCAGTACTCTTCCGGCGGACTGTTCCGCCAGTACCCATATCCCTTTATCTCCCATGATCGGCTCCATTCCAAAAATAGTTTTATATCAGTTCCTTGGCGCGGAGGTACTCGACCAATCGGTCCGTCGCCATCTGGATACCATTTTCATCGACGGCCATGAATTTTTCGCATTGGCGGGTTACGGTGGGGCGGAATATCTTTACCACCCGGGTCGGTGAACCATTCAGTCCCAGCTTGTCGTATTCAACCTTCAGGTCTTTCGCACCCCAGGTAGTAAGATCCATCTTTTTGGCCCTTTGCTTACCACGGAGGGTCGGCAGACGGGGATCGGCCACCTCCTTGACCACGGTCAATACCGCAGGCAAGGCGACCTGAAGAATTTCGTACCCGTCCTCTACCAAGCGATTTACTTTACAAAAGCCGTCGGCGACTCCATCCACCTTGCTGACATAACTGGCCACAGGAAAGTTCAGGAAAGAAGCGATGCCTGGCCCAACTTGCCCGGTATCTCCGTCTGTGGCCCTTTCACCGCAGATGATCAGGTCCACATTGCCGCTTTCGATGGAGAGCTGACGAATGGCGGCCGACAATACGTAACTGGTCGCCCAGGTATCGCTGCCGCCGAAAGCCCTGTCGGTGACCAGGACTGCCGAGTCGCAGCCCATGGCAATGGCCTCACGCAAAGCGAGAGCCGCCTTGGGCGGCCCCATGGAGAGGGCGGTCACTTCTCCGCCATAAGTTTCACGCAGCCGCATGGCGATCTCGATGGCATAGAGGTCAAGCGGGTTGATAATCGCCTCGACCCCTTCGCGGATCATCGTGCCTGTTGCCTCGTCCATCTTGACTGCGCTGGTTTCAGGCACCTGTTTTATCGGGACAACTATTCGCATAACGTTACTCCTTTACAGACATTATCTACAATAGGTCACTCAACGATGCGCAACCTCAATGGCTTATTTTCAATTTTTTTTAAATACTATACCTGTATAATTAATCAACCTGTCTATTGGTCAGACCATAAAGGAGGCGCGTTCTTTTGTCAAGAGTTTTTTTATTTTTTGGATAATTTTTTTTCTAAGAAAATAACAACTACAAAATCAGTAAGTTAAATAAAATTGCGGCGAGTTATTCGAATGGTATTGAAATACGGTCTTTCAACCGGGGGACCCTGTGGGTAAATTGATTGGATCCCACTTACCAATCATGGTTTAGCATTTTTAATAAAAAATCAAATCCTTCTCTGTGAAAGGTTTGTTCAAATCCCATTGGGCGGATTTCGATTTCGATTTGACCTTCAGCGTTTTCGCCAGCGCGGATTCTGCGAAGTTCAGGTGCTCCATCATTGCCCTCCTGGCACGAACAGGGTTTTTATCACGGATGGCTTCATAGATCTTGGTGTGCTGGACGATCAATTTCTGTGGATGACCGGGAGTCAGGTATAATTGCTTTCTTGCCGCCGACACCGTTTTATGAAAGCTGTCGGAAATAGTATTTAAAAATCGCAAGAGCCAGATATTGTGGGTCGATTCCGCTATGGAGTAATGAAAAGCCATATCGATGTCTTCTCCCTTTTCCGGGTCGTCCTCGGCCGAGGCGGCATTCATCTTTTTGAGATTATCCTCGATCTTTGCCAGGTCCATGGCGGTTGCCCTTTGTGCGGCCAGATGGGCTGAGGCGGATTCAAAAATTTTCCGAATCTCATAGATTTCAAAAAAGGTTCCCCTCTCTACGGCAATAAACATGGCCAACGGTTGGATGATAGACTCCTTTGCCGTTTCCTTCACAAAGGTTCCTCCACCGGTTTTGATCTCCACGAAACCCATTATTTCCAAGGCACGCAAGGCCTCACGGACCGAAGCCCTGCTAACCCGCAATTTTTCCGCCAGTTCTCTTTCTGAAAGCAACTTATCACCGGGCTTTAAATCTCCACTCGCCATAAGATCCTTTATCTGCTCGATAATATCTTCATAAATTTTCCTAGCTTTTATAGGCTGAAAATCCATTAAACATCACCTCTCGTCTCGACATTATTCTTTTTTAAATTATACCGGTTTAATGGTCTTACCGCAAGTCATTTATATGGCGGGTTACTTCCGGATCCTCAATGGATTCATGAAAATGGGTCGGCAGAATTTAGTAGAAGAAGAGAACCCTTGGGTTTTTTCTGGAACCCCGCAGTCTTCTGGCCCAGGCCGGTTACGAGGTGACCGAGATGTTCGAGGCGGACTTGTGCTGCGGTATGGGTGGCCCCTACAGCCAGAAGAATCCGGCCATCTCGGCCCACCTGAAGCGGAAACTTTACAACATACAGGAGACTGGCGCGCCCTTAGTGGCCATGGATTGCCCGGCCTGCGTTCTCCAGACCAGGGGAGGATTTGACAAGGATGGGGAACCGGTCCGGGGGCGGCACACGGCGGAACTGCTGGTGGAAAGACTGCTTTGGTTCGAAAATAAAGTTGCAAGATGCAAGTATGAATTACGGGATCGGGGATCGGGGATCGGGGATCGGGTCTGAGTTTAAGAATAAAGTTGCAAGTGTAAAACCTTGAACCTGTTTCCATCATTAATAGTGCGGGATATCAATACAGCGACACTTTTTCCGTCATTCCCGAATGTCTTTATCGGGAATCCAGGGTTTTTAAGAAAATGGGAAATTAAAGTCCCTATTTTCTTTTTGACGAAGCCCCCGAGAGACGTTACTATAGAATCCACACTTCAAATATCTTTGGTGAGTTTCTATCCAAAAAGGGAAGGCAGGATCCATTGATTTCCTGGTTTAAAAAAATTCCCCCGCGCTGGGTGATTGCCCTGGTGATCGCCCTGGCCGTGGTGTTTTTAGGGATTACCCTGATCCTCGGGATGCGATCGGTTCGGTTGGTTACCCGTCTGGGTGAAGATCTTTTCAATCAAATCCAACTCACCCTGGCCCAAAAAATCGCCGAAGATATTCAAGGAAAAGTTCTGGAGTATGAAAACGGCCTTTTGGAAATGAAGCAGTTGATCAGCGGTCAGGAACGGGAAGCCGCCAGGAACCAGGCCCTCCTGTCCGTGTTCAGCCATCTGCGAAATCAGGGCCTCGCCGAATTTCGGGCTATAGATCCCCTGGGACGATCCCTGTTCGAGTTGGGTTTGCCGGAGACCCCCCCCGACCTGATCCGTCAGGTGCTGAACCGGACCCGTGAACAAAAAGGGACCGACCGGATTTTCATTACCGCCCCCTTCCGGCTCCCGGGACAAACGGACCCGAATTTGTACATGCTCCTGGCGACGGCCGCCTTTCGACCGGACGGTGCCTACAGCGGTGCCTGCTTTCTGCGGCTGGCCGCTAATATGATCGCCCTTCAGGCCTCCATGAATGTGGTTTCGGGCCGGAGCGGGTATGTCTGGATCATTGACCCGGAAGGTGTTTTCCTGGCCCACCATGACCTTACTTTTGTGGGCCGGAGCAGTTTTAAGGCCCGCAGGGAAAAGAATCCCCGATTCTCCTATGAGATCATAGACCGCCTGACCCGTCAGCACCTGTTAAAAGGGGAAGAGGGGACTGCAAGTTATGTAACCGGCTGGCACCGGAATACCGTGGGCCGGGTAACCAAACTGATCGCCTACACGCCGGTCCGTTTTCTTGACCAACCGAAGGCCCCTTCGTTCCAATCCTCTTTTACACCGGTTTTCTGGTCCGTGGCAGTCGTGTCCCCGGAAACGGAAGTTACCGGTCTCTTGCAGGTGGTCAGTAAGCAGCAATGGACGATCGCGGGGTTGCTTATCTTTACCATTGTTTTATCGGCGGTGGTGGCTATCATAATCGCCCTCAGGTGGTCTTCTACGCTCCAGCAGGAAGTGGAACGAAAAACAGCGGCTCTGGGGGCGGCCCAAAAGAAACTGCTCCACGCGGAGCGGCTGACTGCTGTCGGGCAAGGGGTGGTGCGGGTTTCTCACGAAATCAAGAATCCGCTCATGGTTATCGGCGGTTTTGCCCGCCAGGTGGCCCGGAAAATCCAGGGAGATGAGTCTTCGGTCCAAAAACTGAACCTGATCGTCGAAGAGGTCCGGCGGCTGGAAAAACTGCTGACCGAGGTGCGTGATTTCACCCGGGTCAAAGAACCGGCCATGGAGGAGGGGAACATCAATCTCGTGGTACAAGCCGTGGCCGACCTTATGGAATCAACGTTATCTTCGGCCGGGGTAAAACTGGAACTTCAGTTGGTGCCTGATCCAGGGCTTTGCCGGTTTGATCCGGATCAGATTAAACAGGTGTTGATTAATCTGGTTAAAAATGCTATGGAGGCCATGCCGCAAGGGGGGTGTATTACTATTCGAACCCGCGGGGAACGCCAAGGGATTTTCGTAGAAGTCATCGATACCGGCCAGGGCATCACCCCGGAACATTTGAACGAAATATTTAATCCTTTCTTTACCACCAAGGAAAAAGGAACGGGGTTGGGTCTAGCGGTATCTATGAAAATTCTGAACGATCACAATGGAGAAATGCTGGTTTCCAGTTGCCTGGGAGAGGGATCGGTGTTTACCATACGCCTTCCCAGGCAGCCCGTATATTAGTACTACAGCGAATTTTTTAGGGACTTTGAATTCTCATTTTCTTGAAAAACCTGGATTCCCGATAAAGACATTCGGGAATGACGTAAAGAATGTCGCTGTAGTATTTGTTAATTCATTTTTAAATCAGAGTTGATTCACCACAGAGACACAGAGAGCACAGAGAATTTCTCTCTTTCTTTGGCGGAAGAAACCGCCCCAAAAAACCACTATCATCGCTTTGCGAACCAGGGTTAATGGGGTGCCGATTTTATTCCACCACCCAGACCGTGCAATTGCGTGCCCGGCTGACGATCATACTGGAGATGCTGCCTAACAGAAATTCCTCACTGCGTGAAAGCCCCTGTCTTCCGACCACGATAGTGCTGTACCCGGTTTCATCCCGTTCCGAAAGGATGCATTCCGCCATGGAGGGGCAATAACGGAGATTGGACCGAACGGTAACATCTTCCGGTTCAGAAACCACCTGCAGGATAGTGACCTTGAAGCCCGCTAAACCGCCCAGCATGTGACCCACAAAAGCCCTCAGCCCCCATCCAAAATCTCCCGGACTTTTTGGGCCAGGGCATTCATGGGAAAGGGTTTTTGAATAAAATGCATCTCTTTTCTTAAAACCCCGTGGTGGATAACAGCATCATCGGTATAGCCCGACATAAAGATCACCTTCATCTCCGGGCGCAATGTTAAGAGATGGTCTCTTAATTCCCGGCCGCTCATTCCAGGCATCACGACGTCAGTAATCAAAAGCTGTATCGATTCATTCGGGTATTCCTGAACCAACCGAATCGCTTCCCGACCGTCTGCGGCTAATAATACTTCATACCCGCAGGTTTGAAGGGTTTTTCGAATGATTTTTCCCACTTCTTTTTCATCCTCGGCCACCAAAATGGTTTCCGACCCTTTGGGCAGTTCCTGGGGGTGGTTTAGAAATCCGTCTGATTCAGAAGTCTGGTCGACCCTTGGGAGATAGATCTTGAAGGTGGTGCCAAGGTTTTCCTCACTATAGACCCAGATGTTTCCGCCGCTCTGTTTGACAATCCCGTAGATCGTCGACAATCCCAATCCCGTCCCTTTGCCTAATTCTTTGGTAGTAAAAAAGGGTTCAAATATTCGATCCTTCACCTCCGGAGTCATGCCCGCCCCGGTATCCGTTACGGAAAGTCTGACGTAAGGACCGGCTTGGACCCCGGCATGGGTCTGGGCATAGGTTTTATCCAACTCGACATTGTCGGTTTCGATGAGGAGCTTTCCTCCATAAGGCATGGCATCCCGGGCGTTGACCGTAAGGTTAAGGATCACCTGTTCGATCTGGCCGGGATCGGTCTTTATTTTTCCTAAATCCTCAGCCAGGGAATGGACCACTTCGATATCCTCCCCGAGAATCCGACGGAGCATCTTGTCTAAATCTTTTAAAAGGATATTTAAATCGATCACTTTCATCTCCAGCATCTGCCGGCGGCTGAAAGCCAGAAGCTGGCGCGTAAGATCCGAGGCCCGTTCCCCGGCTTTTTTGATCTGGTCAATGGCTTCTCCGGCCTGTTCCCCCCGTTGAAGTTTCAAGGCCGCCAGTTCACTGTAACCCTGGATGATGGTGAGGATATTGTTAAAATCGTGGGCCACTCCCCCGGCCAGCCGGCCGATGGCCTCCATCTTCTGAGACTGACGCAGTTGTTCTTCCAAAAAGGTTTTTTCAATTTCCGCCTGCCGGCGATCAGCCAGTTCTTTTTCCAACTGGCTGTTGGCTTTGGCCAAATCAGCGGTACGGACCCCCACCTGTTCTTCCAGGTGCTGGCGGTGGCCTTCCAGTTCCCGATCCCGTATCTGGATTTGCTCCAACATGTCGTTGAAGCCTTCGGCCATGGAACCCAATTCATCATTTTGAAGAACAGGGGCCCTTAGGGAATAATTTTTATCTTTGGAGATGGTCCCCATCAACTGAACCAACGTATTGATCGGCCTTGTGATGACCTGATGCAATTTAGATAATAAAATAAAGGCTACCAGAAGGGATATGCCCAGGGCCAGGGAGACCATGATCACATACCGCAGGAGAAGGGAATAAAACTTGTTCAGATCCGAATGAAAATAAACGGTCCCGATTATTTTATCGTTGAAAACGATTGGCTGGGATAACCGCAGCGAATTGATTCCAAATTGAAACCCCTGGCCCGGAAATGGAGAAGAAAGGCTGTTCCCTTCGGCCCCTGGTCTTTGGTAGGCGGCAAAGATCTTACCATCTGTCGAATAAATCACGGCCTGGATAATATTGGGCGCGGTCTGTAATACGGATAAGGTTTCCCCGGCCGCCTTCGGGTCATTGAACAGGAGAGCCGAGGTGCAATGCCGGCCGATCATCCTGGCTTCAATCCTCAGGTCGTTGACCAGGGAACGGCGGAACAAGATCAGCTCATGGGTCATCAAAATCATATTAGCCAAAAGCAAGGCCGCGCCGGTGGTTAACAGGCTGATCCGTATTAGTTTTCTTTTAATGGAACGATTTCGGACTTCAGGCATTTCAATCTTTTTCCCTTAGGAGGTTTCCTGAATAATTTTTGCCAGTTTAAGGAGATGGGAACTGATTTTAAAACCGGCCCGTCTGGCCGCATCCATATTGATTTCAAAACGGACCTTGTTCCGCTCAATAAAAAAATTAATCATCACCCCTTGCTGACCGAACCCCTCAGAGTCTCCGATCGAGAGGATCCCCAGTTCGTTAGTCTGTTTAAGGATCGAGGGTAAACGATTTTTTTCTGAATGAGTGATGAACAGTACCTGGGCGTCTTTCAGATCAGGGATGGATTGGGAATGCCGGATAGATAATTTCCGGCCCTGCACGGTTTCTCCCTGGTAATTTTCAAAGACGGCAGCAAAGGGATTTTCGCCCAGGATATAAAGATTAAAAGAGGGATGAAGTTTCTTGTTCGGTTTTACCGGCCATTCGATAAACTGAAGAAAATTATAGATAAAAGCCGCCTTGATCTGATATTCGGTGGGTTTTTGCTCCTGGGCATAAAGTGCCCCGCCCGGCAATAGGGCCCAAGAGAGAAAACTGATGAAAAAGAAAAGGATGGTCCGCAGGTTTTTGGGTAACATTCGTTCCAGCCGAAATCTTTTAGAACCGATAAGTCAATTTTATGCGAAAAGCACGTCCGTCCTGGGTAATACTATCCGACCGATGTTCCGCTGATCCGGGGTCGCCGTAGGATGAATCAAAAAGATTATAAATGGTGCCGGAAATTTCCAGCCCCCGGCTCAGGTTCCGGGCCAGCAGGGTTATATTCATAGTGAAAACGTCATCGACGGCATTCCCGGCAAGGGTTTTACGTCTGCTGGTGTATTGCAGCTCCGGTCCCAAAAAAAGCTTTTCCTTAAAGAGGGGGATATTCAAATTGAACTTGGCCAAATGCCTTGGAGAATTGGTTAAGGTCTCCCCGGTTTCTTTGTTTTTGGCCTCCTGGAGGGTATAGCTGATTTTACTTTCCAAACCGGTAGCCCATCGACCCGCCAGCTCCAGTTCCATGCCCAAGGCTTCCGTTTTCCCGGTATTTCTAAATACCAATAACCCATCGGAGGGATCGATGGTCTGATTGATGAGGTTGTCTATGGTGTAATAATAGAAGGCTGAATGGCCCCGAAGATGTTTGCCCAAGTATTGTTCAAAGACCAACTCATAGGTCCTGATAGTTTCAGGTTTCAGGTTGGGGTTGGATTTGGCGGTTAAGCCCTGGTCTTGATAATACAATTCGTAGATATTTGGCGCCCGAAAGGCCGTGCCGTAGAGAAGTTTAAAAGTGGTTTTCTCCAGTGGGCTGTAGATCAAGGCCAGCCGCGGATTGGTGGTCCCCCCAAAGGTTTCAAAATAGTCATAACGCAGGCCGGCATTGAGGATCAGGTTAGGAAGGATGGAAAATTCATCCTGGAGGTAGAAGGCCCAGTTTTGGCTGTTCCTTTTATCGTCGAGATAAATTGTTGACGGGTCCTCATCATAATTACGCTGGTTTTGACGGATATTGTCGACATATTCCACCCCAAAGGTCACCTTGTGTTTTTTGACCAGGGTGCGGGTTACCCTTGATTCCAACCCCCACCATTCCCCAAGAGAAGAATCTTTATTGATCACGCCGTCATAAAAATATTCCGCTTTATACCGGTAATAGTCATAAAAAACACGGGCCGTGAAATCCCAACCCTCAGGGAAGAGATGCTGGTATTTGAGATCCAGATAGGCCCGTCCGTCGATGGTATGATTGCCCGGATTATTGAAATCGGTTCCATAGGAACCGGTGGGAAGTACCTTCTTCCGGTCGTTTAAGGCCCCCTGAAGGGTGAACTCATTAAAAGACCAGGTGGTGAAAAAACGGTAGGAGCGGTCATCGTCCACATTTTGGGCTATTCCATTATTGGTGGACGGGTCGTCAAATTCCTTGAAATAGAGACGGTCATTGCCCCGACTGTCAGAATAAGAACCGGACAGGATCATTTCCAGACCATTTAAAAATTGATCGCCATAGGTCAAGCGGCCCTTATAGGTTTCAAGGCTTCCGGCTTCCCCCGAAGCCTCCAGACCTTTTATACCGTCCCCCTTTCTGGTGATGATGTGAATAGCGGCAAAAAAGGCGTTACTGCCGTAAAGGGATGAACCGGGCCCGCGGATGAATTCCAGGCGGTCGATCAGGTCGATATCGAGTATGAATTCCGATCCTATCAGTAAGCTGTCGTAAATATTATCATTAATTCGATGGCCATCGATCAGGAGCAGGATCCGGGAGTTATAATCTCCGGGGCGCCCAAAGCCTCTTACTCCCAAATAACTGTAATTCCTGTCATTGGTAACAAAAACGCCGCGGATGCTCCGCAGAACCTCCGCCAGGGTCCGATAGCCGAATTTTTTGATTTCTTCGGCCGTCACTACGGTTACCGAAGAAGGGGCTTCGGTGACCTTCTGTAAAAATTTCGAAGCCCCGTAAACCGTGGTGACTTCTATTTCCATCAACTGTTCCAGGGTCAATCGTTTGAGATTAGGCCCTGTTCCGACTGTTTCTGCTCCCAGATCACCGATTACGGCCCCTATGGTCATCACCAGGCAGCAGGCCAACCCCTTCAAACCGATCTTCGATCGTTTTGATAATATGAAATTTTTATGGTCCATATCCAAAAAATATTCTGATTTCCCTTTCTCCCATGTTATCGGCAAATTTTCAAATTAAATTGAATAGAAAATTTCAAAAAAAAACTATTTGAAATTTTTATGTTCCTATTTTTTACAGAAGGTAAAGATAAAATCTTCCAGGAGAAAGGCCGGGGTGGCGCCGCTGGTTTTAAGCCGGCGGTCGGCTTCATGGAGGGCTTCCAAAGCGGAAACCAATCGCGGAAGGGGAAAATTCGCCGCTGTTTTCATTGTATTGAAAAGAACAAAGGGGTGGGTTTTCGATAAAGGCTCCGGTAATGGGATTTGTTTTAACTGGGGCTGGATCAAGGCAGAAAAAGCCCCAAAGTCCTTCCAGGCCCGGGGAGGGATTTGGGAAACCGCTTT
Above is a window of Deltaproteobacteria bacterium DNA encoding:
- the larA gene encoding nickel-dependent lactate racemase, with the translated sequence MHVELLCGKNPISVELPESTRILNPKPVDPLPNPEQAVADALADPIGAAPLATIASGRKNACIVISDITRPVPNQLILSPMLKILEEAGIARKDITILIATGMHRPNLGDELKSMVGAEIMENYRIVNHYCRKDEDLRWIAEIDGAPIELNIHYLDADLKILTGLIEPHMYAGYSGGRKAILPGISSFNTMKFMHSFKMIDHPGVTNCILDGNPFHEAGERVMEMTGADFLVNVVINKVRQMVGVFAGHPTIAHQAGCKMVEQTSVRLLDDEADLVVTSAGGYPLDSTFYQVSKGLIAARNVLRKGGAVVVTCGCREGLGSSEYCELVREGHTPESFFSHRGKPEHFVIDQWCLQTTYQALDHANQVYVYSPHLEASDLAKLGIRKIEDVQAEINRLLPDHPRVIASPEGPYVVGLVRGRLNQAA
- a CDS encoding FAD-binding protein codes for the protein MTTQDVTQKKEKKPSPYNPVTPQLAVELAEIVGAKYVIYGDKEKLEPYSHDEVAESQYAHMPEALVRPESTMEVASILKWANKNNIPVTPRGAGSGLSGGAVPLHGGVVMHMDRMNKVIEYDRMNMTITVEPGLVTNEINDLIKSDGLFYAGYPMSLETCYIGGNVAENAGGGKAVKYGVTARYVIGLEIVTPAGEIINLGGKLVKDVTGYNIIQLMVGSEGTLGVFTKITLRLMPLPKVNVDLLCLFKTADEAIAVVPKIMTTGGIIPTAIEFMDKTSVEVTCQYLNESIPYQQAEAMLLITVDGPSAEQVEREYEIIGELCLENGAIEVYVADNYTTSQRIWKVRKNIAEAFKVISPHQSLEDIVVSIAAIPEMVRQIQELSKKYDLSIPCYGHAGDGNLHATLVMNPAWTLEKWHDIVPEILTNLYKIAAHLGGTISGEHGIGHKRKKYMDLVVSQEYLGLVRSIKKALDPNSILNPGKIFDA
- a CDS encoding electron transfer flavoprotein subunit alpha/FixB family protein — encoded protein: MGDKGIWVLAEQSAGRVLGISHELLTRGRDLANKQKAELTAILFGHNLNQDDLQELIERGADQVLTMEAPALEHFLVEPYAACLLEMIKRYQPAIFIAGATSTGRTLMPYVAIKAGTGLTADCTVLDIEEGTGNLLQTRPAIGGNILATIKTPKHRPQMATVRPQSTPPAPRQAGRTGRIERLEAPSEMLSSRIKRLGFLKSQEEHGLAEAGVIVSIGRGIKKGENLKIIKPLQEALECALGASREVIDRGWLSYPHQIGLSGKTVNPKLYVAIGISGSIQHLAGMQTSENIVAINSDPDAQIFRIANVGIVGNLFDVVPVLAEKIRQARSCS
- a CDS encoding electron transfer flavoprotein subunit beta/FixA family protein, which gives rise to MRIVVPIKQVPETSAVKMDEATGTMIREGVEAIINPLDLYAIEIAMRLRETYGGEVTALSMGPPKAALALREAIAMGCDSAVLVTDRAFGGSDTWATSYVLSAAIRQLSIESGNVDLIICGERATDGDTGQVGPGIASFLNFPVASYVSKVDGVADGFCKVNRLVEDGYEILQVALPAVLTVVKEVADPRLPTLRGKQRAKKMDLTTWGAKDLKVEYDKLGLNGSPTRVVKIFRPTVTRQCEKFMAVDENGIQMATDRLVEYLRAKELI
- a CDS encoding FadR family transcriptional regulator, yielding MASGDLKPGDKLLSERELAEKLRVSRASVREALRALEIMGFVEIKTGGGTFVKETAKESIIQPLAMFIAVERGTFFEIYEIRKIFESASAHLAAQRATAMDLAKIEDNLKKMNAASAEDDPEKGEDIDMAFHYSIAESTHNIWLLRFLNTISDSFHKTVSAARKQLYLTPGHPQKLIVQHTKIYEAIRDKNPVRARRAMMEHLNFAESALAKTLKVKSKSKSAQWDLNKPFTEKDLIFY
- a CDS encoding (Fe-S)-binding protein, which codes for MFEADLCCGMGGPYSQKNPAISAHLKRKLYNIQETGAPLVAMDCPACVLQTRGGFDKDGEPVRGRHTAELLVERLLWFENKVARCKYELRDRGSGIGDRV
- a CDS encoding universal stress protein, translated to MLGGLAGFKVTILQVVSEPEDVTVRSNLRYCPSMAECILSERDETGYSTIVVGRQGLSRSEEFLLGSISSMIVSRARNCTVWVVE